The following are encoded in a window of Mycolicibacterium tusciae JS617 genomic DNA:
- a CDS encoding heavy metal translocating P-type ATPase, producing MSEACGCGSDDRPGEDEQEPERLWEITELRAAAVAGVVLLAGYVVGWSGGPHAVEIGLYALALVIGAYTFVPSTLRRLAQGKIGVGTLMTIAAVGAVILGEVGEAAMLAFLFSISEGLEEYSLARTRRGLRALLSLVPDEATVLRDGTETTIAPAELAVGDRMLVKPGERVATDGTIVSGRTALDVSAITGESVPVEAGPGDEVFAGSINGTGVLEVEVTSTAADNSLARIVAIVEAEQSRKGEAQRLADRIAKPLVPAIMIAAVLIAAIGSVLGDPLVWIERALVVLVAASPCALAISVPVTVVAAIGAASKLGVLVKGGAALEALGAVRTIALDKTGTLTANAPTVIDVATTNGATREHVLDVAAALEARSEHPLAAAILAAAQGPVQPADDVQAVTGAGLTGARDGRRLRLGRPGWLDPGPLAGQVAAMQAAGATAVLIEDNDQIIGAVAVRDELRPEAAHVVAQLRRGGYQVAMLTGDNQATAHALAKQVGIEVVHADLRPEDKAALIGQMRQRSSTAMVGDGVNDAPALATADLGIAMGAMGTDVAIETADVALMGEDLRHLTQALAHARRARRIMLQNVGLSLALITVLIPLALTGVLGLAAVVAVHELAEIVVIANGVRAGRTKPLGGTIIETGTDSHRLAHTRNQKTTAAS from the coding sequence ATGAGTGAGGCGTGCGGCTGCGGCAGCGACGACCGCCCCGGCGAGGACGAGCAGGAACCCGAACGGCTTTGGGAGATCACCGAACTGCGCGCCGCCGCGGTGGCGGGCGTGGTGCTTTTGGCCGGCTATGTGGTCGGCTGGTCCGGCGGCCCCCATGCGGTCGAAATCGGCCTGTATGCGCTCGCCTTGGTGATCGGTGCCTACACGTTCGTGCCTTCGACGCTGCGCCGGCTGGCGCAGGGCAAGATCGGGGTCGGCACGCTGATGACGATCGCCGCGGTCGGCGCGGTGATCCTCGGCGAGGTCGGCGAGGCCGCCATGCTGGCGTTCCTGTTCTCCATCAGCGAGGGCCTCGAAGAATACTCCCTCGCCCGCACCCGCCGAGGTCTGCGGGCGTTGTTGTCGCTGGTGCCCGATGAGGCCACCGTGCTCCGCGACGGTACCGAAACCACCATCGCCCCAGCAGAGTTGGCGGTGGGTGACCGGATGCTGGTCAAGCCCGGCGAACGCGTCGCCACCGACGGCACGATCGTGTCGGGGCGCACGGCGCTGGATGTTTCGGCCATCACCGGCGAATCCGTGCCGGTAGAGGCCGGGCCCGGTGATGAGGTGTTCGCCGGGTCGATCAACGGCACCGGCGTGCTGGAGGTTGAGGTCACGTCCACTGCTGCTGACAACTCGTTGGCCCGCATCGTGGCGATCGTGGAGGCCGAGCAGTCCCGCAAGGGCGAAGCCCAGCGCCTGGCCGACCGCATCGCCAAACCCCTGGTCCCCGCGATCATGATCGCCGCGGTCCTCATCGCCGCCATCGGCAGCGTGTTGGGCGATCCGCTGGTGTGGATCGAACGTGCCCTGGTGGTGTTGGTGGCGGCCTCTCCTTGCGCGCTGGCGATCTCGGTGCCGGTCACGGTGGTCGCCGCGATCGGCGCGGCTAGCAAGCTCGGTGTCTTGGTCAAGGGCGGGGCGGCGCTGGAAGCCCTGGGCGCGGTCCGCACGATCGCGCTGGACAAGACAGGCACCCTGACCGCCAACGCACCCACCGTCATCGACGTCGCCACCACCAACGGCGCCACCCGCGAGCACGTGCTGGATGTGGCGGCGGCGTTGGAGGCCCGCAGCGAACACCCCCTCGCGGCAGCGATTCTCGCCGCCGCGCAGGGCCCCGTGCAACCGGCTGATGACGTGCAGGCGGTCACCGGTGCCGGGTTGACCGGCGCGCGGGATGGCCGTCGATTGCGGCTGGGCCGCCCCGGCTGGCTTGACCCCGGCCCGCTGGCCGGCCAGGTCGCGGCCATGCAGGCCGCCGGCGCCACCGCCGTGCTCATCGAAGACAACGACCAGATCATCGGGGCAGTCGCGGTGCGCGATGAGCTGCGGCCCGAAGCCGCCCACGTCGTCGCCCAGCTGCGCCGCGGCGGGTATCAGGTGGCCATGCTCACCGGTGACAACCAAGCGACCGCCCACGCATTGGCCAAGCAGGTGGGCATCGAGGTCGTGCATGCCGATCTGCGGCCCGAAGACAAAGCCGCGCTAATTGGTCAAATGCGCCAACGTTCCTCGACGGCCATGGTCGGTGACGGCGTCAACGACGCCCCGGCCCTGGCCACTGCCGATTTGGGTATCGCCATGGGCGCGATGGGCACCGACGTGGCCATCGAAACCGCCGACGTCGCGCTGATGGGTGAAGACCTGCGCCACCTCACCCAAGCACTGGCCCACGCGCGGCGCGCGAGGCGGATCATGCTGCAAAACGTCGGCCTCTCACTGGCATTGATTACGGTGCTCATTCCGCTCGCCCTCACCGGTGTCCTCGGGCTGGCCGCGGTCGTCGCGGTGCACGAACTCGCCGAAATCGTCGTCATCGCCAACGGCGTGCGCGCCGGACGCACCAAGCCCCTCGGGGGCACCATCATCGAAACCGGAACCGACTCCCACCGGCTGGCCCACACCCGCAACCAGAAGACCACGGCAGCCAGCTGA
- a CDS encoding ArsR/SmtB family transcription factor — MWSAVRRTEGTPILRRLAVGEARVVDLTGELGLAQSTVSAHLACLRDCGLVDFRPQGRASVYRLARPELLDMLRAAEAVLEATGNAVALCPNYGHPTERKKVGR; from the coding sequence ATTTGGTCCGCAGTCCGGAGAACAGAGGGCACGCCAATCCTGCGCCGGCTGGCGGTCGGTGAGGCGCGGGTGGTGGATCTGACCGGCGAGTTGGGGTTGGCGCAGTCGACGGTGTCGGCGCATCTGGCGTGCCTGCGCGACTGCGGGCTGGTGGATTTCCGGCCGCAGGGCCGCGCCTCGGTGTATCGGCTGGCCCGCCCGGAACTACTGGACATGTTGCGGGCCGCCGAAGCTGTCTTGGAGGCCACCGGCAACGCGGTGGCGTTGTGCCCCAACTACGGCCACCCGACTGAGCGGAAGAAGGTTGGGCGATGA
- a CDS encoding IS3 family transposase (programmed frameshift) encodes MAKKYQKFSPEFREETARLVVDGQKSIAEVAREHGLSDTTVGNWVRKYRETHATDEPPLELSERARLRELERENREMAMELAFLKKAAGVLREGATVSQKYAFIAAEHADGATFAGMAPTIVQMLKWLGVSKSGFYEWWGRPASAAMCRREELKLKIAALFTSFGAVYGYRRIHAELVRAGERVGPELVRTLMRELNLVALQPKPYKRTTIAGESATAVPDLVARDFTADRPGVKLVGDITYIRTWAGWLYLATVIDCFNKEVIGYAMADHMRTELVTGALEMAARNHALEPGCIMHTDRGTQYTSTDYAIKIADLDMRASLGRTGICWDNALAESFFAALKNERVHHMVYPTRKKARADIARYIELFYNRRRLHSALGYRTPHEVRIEYMNSQLAA; translated from the exons TTGGCGAAGAAATATCAGAAGTTCTCACCGGAGTTTCGGGAGGAAACGGCCCGACTGGTGGTGGACGGGCAGAAGTCCATCGCCGAGGTCGCGCGCGAACACGGGCTCAGTGATACCACTGTCGGCAACTGGGTTCGGAAGTATCGAGAAACGCATGCCACCGACGAGCCGCCGCTGGAATTATCTGAACGTGCTCGGCTGCGTGAATTGGAACGCGAGAACCGAGAAATGGCGATGGAACTCGCCTTCTTAAAAAAAGCAGCAG GCGTACTTCGCGAAGGAGCCACGGTGAGCCAGAAATACGCGTTCATCGCCGCGGAGCACGCTGACGGTGCCACCTTTGCGGGCATGGCTCCCACGATCGTGCAGATGCTGAAATGGCTGGGGGTGTCGAAATCGGGGTTCTACGAGTGGTGGGGCCGGCCGGCGAGTGCGGCGATGTGCCGCCGCGAGGAACTCAAGCTCAAGATCGCCGCACTGTTCACGTCTTTCGGCGCCGTGTACGGGTATCGGCGCATCCACGCCGAGTTGGTCCGCGCCGGTGAACGGGTAGGCCCAGAGTTGGTGCGCACACTGATGCGCGAGTTGAATCTCGTTGCACTGCAACCGAAACCTTACAAGCGGACCACTATCGCCGGCGAGTCCGCCACCGCGGTGCCTGATCTGGTGGCCCGTGACTTCACCGCGGATCGGCCCGGGGTGAAGCTGGTCGGTGACATCACCTATATCCGGACCTGGGCTGGGTGGCTGTATTTGGCGACCGTGATCGACTGCTTCAACAAAGAAGTGATCGGTTACGCGATGGCCGATCACATGCGTACCGAGCTGGTCACCGGCGCCCTGGAGATGGCTGCCCGCAACCACGCCCTGGAACCGGGATGCATTATGCACACCGACCGCGGGACGCAATACACCTCGACCGATTACGCCATTAAAATCGCCGACCTTGATATGAGAGCCTCGCTGGGGCGGACCGGAATATGTTGGGATAACGCGCTCGCAGAATCATTCTTTGCAGCCCTGAAAAATGAACGTGTGCACCACATGGTGTATCCGACGCGGAAGAAAGCAAGAGCTGATATTGCCCGCTATATCGAACTGTTCTATAATCGGCGCAGACTTCACTCCGCGTTGGGCTACCGCACGCCGCATGAAGTCCGCATCGAATACATGAATTCACAGCTCGCGGCATAA
- a CDS encoding methyltransferase family protein, whose translation MALTALGLFAMLMLVIGACRRRIQLARIGDSGNRRGWRPDGTLEWWALALADVGYLLVGVGAPAAALAGLAPLRFADHLLVHATGIAVAVVGIGLTLQAQLGLGASWRIGVDETERTELVTGGPFAIVRNPIFTTLLLTLTGLTLMVPNPIAIAGLLIAIAGIQLQVREVEEPYLRRVHGHTYRDYTTRVGRFLPWLGRTRDETNDAARHYT comes from the coding sequence ATGGCACTGACTGCACTGGGCCTGTTCGCGATGTTGATGCTGGTGATCGGGGCCTGTCGGCGCCGGATCCAGCTGGCCCGCATCGGCGACAGCGGCAACCGGCGGGGTTGGCGGCCCGACGGCACCCTGGAATGGTGGGCGCTCGCGCTCGCCGACGTGGGCTATCTGCTGGTCGGCGTCGGCGCCCCAGCGGCGGCCCTGGCCGGGCTCGCCCCACTGCGTTTCGCCGACCATCTGCTGGTTCATGCGACTGGGATCGCGGTTGCGGTGGTGGGCATCGGGCTGACCTTGCAGGCCCAGCTGGGGTTGGGGGCCTCGTGGCGGATCGGGGTTGATGAGACCGAACGCACCGAGCTGGTCACCGGCGGCCCGTTCGCGATTGTGCGCAACCCGATCTTCACCACACTGCTGCTCACCCTGACCGGCCTGACGCTGATGGTGCCCAACCCGATAGCGATCGCCGGCCTGCTGATCGCGATCGCCGGCATCCAGCTGCAGGTGCGCGAAGTGGAAGAGCCCTACCTGCGCCGCGTCCACGGCCACACCTACCGCGACTACACCACCCGAGTGGGGCGCTTCCTACCGTGGCTCGGCCGCACCAGAGATGAGACCAATGATGCTGCCCGACACTACACCTGA
- a CDS encoding adenylate/guanylate cyclase domain-containing protein: MMLPDTTPDFDTVEATAAFVDLAGYSILTEICGDHEAAQLAARLADLAQAALQPGVRLVKTIGDAVMLTADTPTQMLATLTDLAEQVAGEDGFLALRAGIHHGPVIARGGDVFGHTVNIAARITALAGAGHAVITDPIAAAATRQGLSTPAIGAPPLRSITTPIPLHTLALTEARYPRDPVCGMRINPETARARRRYQDRDWWFCSTDCAHQFTTTPSTYTSTLPVTASERQPT; the protein is encoded by the coding sequence ATGATGCTGCCCGACACTACACCTGACTTCGACACGGTCGAGGCGACGGCGGCGTTTGTCGACCTGGCCGGCTACAGCATCCTCACCGAAATCTGCGGCGACCACGAAGCCGCCCAGCTCGCCGCGCGGCTTGCCGACCTGGCACAGGCTGCACTACAACCGGGCGTGAGGCTGGTGAAGACGATCGGGGACGCGGTCATGTTGACCGCCGACACACCCACCCAGATGCTGGCCACCCTCACCGACCTGGCAGAGCAGGTCGCCGGCGAGGACGGGTTCCTGGCGCTGCGCGCCGGAATCCATCACGGACCCGTCATCGCCCGCGGCGGCGACGTGTTCGGCCACACCGTCAACATCGCCGCCCGCATCACCGCACTCGCCGGGGCCGGCCACGCCGTGATCACCGACCCGATCGCGGCTGCCGCTACCCGACAAGGCCTGTCCACCCCAGCGATCGGTGCTCCGCCGCTGCGCAGCATCACCACCCCGATTCCGCTACACACGCTGGCCCTGACCGAGGCCCGCTACCCCCGCGACCCGGTCTGCGGCATGCGGATCAACCCGGAAACCGCCCGGGCGCGACGCCGCTACCAGGACCGGGATTGGTGGTTCTGCTCGACCGACTGCGCCCACCAATTCACCACCACCCCAAGCACTTACACATCGACACTCCCGGTCACCGCCAGTGAACGGCAGCCGACATGA
- a CDS encoding class I SAM-dependent methyltransferase codes for MSRPWGRNRLKFALAGPLFEAGNRFIPGRPHDRLAQLVADQKPKRVLELCGGTGYAARLLARKSPSTRVDCLDISPEMLAVGRRYLTRAGIGTVALHEGDAAALPFGNDTFDVVMSVFGWHELPTDIRHRAIDEAIRVLRLAGQVIAIDLDPPPTARTIFETYMRLAERPHARDVLGTGLADAFTAHGLAVTTHLPARSWAAPFQIVHAHKRGI; via the coding sequence ATGAGCCGCCCCTGGGGCCGCAACCGGCTCAAATTCGCCCTGGCCGGACCGCTGTTCGAAGCCGGCAACCGGTTCATCCCCGGCCGACCCCATGACCGGCTCGCCCAGCTCGTCGCCGACCAGAAACCGAAACGAGTGCTCGAACTGTGCGGCGGCACCGGCTACGCCGCCCGCCTGCTCGCCCGCAAATCCCCGAGCACACGAGTGGATTGCCTCGACATCTCCCCGGAAATGCTGGCCGTCGGCCGCCGCTACCTCACCCGCGCCGGGATCGGTACCGTGGCGCTGCATGAAGGTGACGCCGCCGCACTGCCGTTCGGCAATGACACCTTCGACGTGGTGATGAGCGTGTTCGGCTGGCACGAACTGCCCACCGACATCCGCCACCGCGCCATCGACGAAGCCATCCGCGTTCTACGTCTCGCCGGCCAGGTCATCGCCATCGACCTCGACCCACCACCCACCGCCCGCACCATCTTCGAGACCTACATGCGGCTCGCCGAACGACCCCACGCCCGCGACGTCCTGGGCACCGGCCTGGCCGACGCATTCACCGCACACGGACTGGCCGTCACCACCCATCTGCCCGCGCGCAGCTGGGCCGCCCCGTTCCAGATCGTCCACGCCCACAAAAGAGGTATCTGA
- a CDS encoding DsbA family protein, which yields MARTSRILLTAFVIAAMAIGALVYLSVRDRDSTTTAQPDTGEAGQVVRENSHRLNTVPDSTVTFVEFLDFECEGCRAVYPEIEKARAEYGDRVNFVIRYFPLQAHVNAERAARAVEAAAQQGQLEAMYRKMYDTQAQWGEKQTPADDVFRGFATELGLDMAEFDAAYANPATLERIQLDMADGRALGVQGTPTFFLNDTRIQPHSYEDLAQAFDQALAEN from the coding sequence ATGGCGCGCACCAGCCGCATCCTGCTCACCGCGTTCGTCATCGCCGCCATGGCGATCGGGGCGCTGGTCTACCTGTCAGTGCGCGACCGCGACTCGACCACCACGGCACAGCCCGATACCGGCGAGGCCGGGCAGGTGGTGCGCGAGAACAGCCACCGACTCAACACGGTGCCCGACAGCACGGTGACGTTCGTGGAGTTTCTCGACTTCGAATGCGAGGGCTGCCGCGCGGTCTACCCAGAGATCGAAAAAGCGCGGGCCGAATACGGCGACCGGGTGAATTTCGTGATCCGCTACTTCCCGCTGCAAGCCCACGTCAACGCCGAGCGGGCCGCCCGCGCGGTGGAAGCCGCCGCCCAGCAAGGCCAACTGGAGGCGATGTATCGCAAAATGTATGACACCCAAGCCCAGTGGGGTGAAAAGCAAACCCCAGCCGATGACGTATTCCGCGGATTCGCAACAGAACTCGGCCTGGACATGGCCGAGTTCGACGCGGCCTACGCCAATCCCGCCACCCTCGAACGCATCCAACTCGACATGGCCGACGGCCGCGCCTTGGGCGTGCAGGGCACCCCGACCTTCTTCCTCAACGACACCCGCATCCAGCCACACAGCTATGAAGACCTAGCCCAGGCCTTCGATCAAGCGCTCGCCGAGAACTAG
- a CDS encoding methyltransferase family protein — protein sequence MPATALVLYLVFAVLGFGWRSWTQHRRTGSTGFRGIHGRPGSLEWFAGAGFIAAILAGAAAPLLQLLGILTPIALLQAPWIQVGGTVLAVAGIAATLYAQRDMGESWRIGVDPSETTTLVLRGVFGLVRNPIFTAMLIFAAGITLMTPNPLALVAFVVLLATIELQVRVVEEPYLNAIHGQAYRDYCETVGRFVPHIGRTRIV from the coding sequence ATGCCCGCCACCGCGCTCGTTCTCTACCTGGTCTTTGCCGTCTTAGGGTTCGGCTGGCGCAGCTGGACCCAGCACCGCCGCACCGGCTCGACCGGGTTTCGCGGCATCCACGGCCGGCCTGGCTCGCTGGAATGGTTCGCCGGCGCCGGATTCATCGCTGCCATCCTCGCCGGGGCGGCCGCACCGCTGCTGCAACTGCTCGGCATCCTCACCCCGATCGCGCTCCTGCAGGCGCCGTGGATTCAGGTGGGCGGGACGGTGCTGGCGGTGGCGGGTATCGCGGCCACCCTCTACGCCCAGCGCGACATGGGCGAGTCCTGGCGGATTGGCGTCGACCCCAGTGAGACCACCACATTGGTGCTCCGTGGTGTGTTCGGGCTGGTGCGCAACCCCATCTTCACCGCGATGCTGATCTTCGCCGCCGGCATCACCCTGATGACCCCCAACCCGCTCGCCCTGGTCGCGTTCGTCGTGCTGCTGGCCACCATCGAGCTGCAGGTCCGCGTCGTCGAAGAGCCCTATCTCAACGCTATCCACGGCCAGGCCTACCGGGACTACTGTGAGACGGTCGGCCGGTTTGTTCCCCACATCGGACGCACCCGAATCGTCTGA
- a CDS encoding class I SAM-dependent methyltransferase: MATGDRTARWNRYWDKKSRTYDREIGFFDRHLFGDSRQWVCSQAAGTTLEVAVGTGLNLEFYPDTVTLTGIDWSEQMLDLARQRAADLGHPATLQQADAHHLPFDDATFDTVVCTFGLCAIPDHTKALNEMTRVLRPGGQLILVDHIRSSVAPARAVQRFLELFTVPLGGEHFLRRPLNHIRNDPNLDIERVERFKLGLVERLTARKTT; this comes from the coding sequence ATGGCCACCGGTGATCGCACCGCCCGATGGAACCGATACTGGGACAAGAAATCCCGTACCTACGACCGCGAAATCGGATTCTTTGACCGCCACCTGTTCGGCGACTCCCGCCAATGGGTCTGCAGCCAAGCGGCCGGCACCACCCTGGAAGTCGCCGTCGGCACCGGCCTCAACCTCGAGTTCTACCCCGACACCGTCACGCTGACCGGGATCGACTGGAGCGAACAGATGCTCGACCTGGCTCGTCAACGTGCCGCCGACCTCGGCCACCCCGCCACGCTGCAACAAGCCGACGCCCACCACCTACCGTTCGACGACGCCACCTTCGACACCGTCGTCTGCACCTTCGGGCTCTGCGCCATCCCCGACCACACCAAAGCCCTCAACGAAATGACCCGCGTCCTGCGCCCCGGCGGACAACTCATCCTGGTCGATCACATCCGCAGCAGCGTCGCCCCCGCCCGAGCCGTGCAACGCTTCCTCGAACTGTTCACCGTTCCCCTCGGCGGCGAACACTTCCTGCGCCGCCCCCTCAACCACATCCGCAACGACCCCAACCTCGACATCGAACGCGTCGAACGCTTCAAACTCGGCCTCGTCGAACGCCTCACCGCCCGCAAAACCACGTAA
- a CDS encoding thermonuclease family protein, whose protein sequence is MRPGLLALLFGVAALAGCAPVSAESGSAVVLRVVDGDTLDVRDDGRGRLRVRVLGINTPETKPPAQCWGAEATEFAEATLLNKRVVLVGDPSQDARDRYGRTYLH, encoded by the coding sequence ATGCGTCCAGGACTGCTCGCCCTGTTGTTCGGTGTCGCCGCGTTGGCCGGGTGTGCCCCGGTCTCTGCGGAGTCTGGTTCCGCTGTGGTGTTGCGTGTGGTCGATGGTGACACCCTCGATGTGCGCGACGACGGGCGTGGCCGACTGCGCGTGCGGGTTCTAGGGATCAATACTCCGGAGACTAAGCCGCCTGCTCAGTGTTGGGGCGCTGAGGCGACTGAGTTCGCCGAGGCTACGTTGCTGAACAAGCGAGTGGTACTGGTGGGCGATCCGAGCCAGGACGCGCGGGATCGGTATGGGCGGACTTATCTGCACTAG
- a CDS encoding helix-turn-helix domain-containing protein yields MEDGAPDPGIARAGATVAARRRELGISQRQLAREGIINATALIRFEKGRTWPRERTRHVLEEILQWPAGTIARIRDGEPAEAFMGTGSADSADGEFLASLVADAVQPALIRFDQAIADLPPADAPEFVDHASVILADLRKLEQIGARAVRHSRGSAVEVVKALGVIRRRYDELMLRTSEHPAATLGQRLYAARHRTNLTASEVAAISGLPDELVVAVENGAAVDDAEKAARIEALIQDLDSDH; encoded by the coding sequence GTGGAAGACGGCGCACCGGACCCTGGCATTGCTCGTGCCGGCGCGACCGTCGCAGCTCGGCGGCGCGAACTCGGGATCTCTCAGCGCCAGCTCGCCCGTGAGGGGATCATCAACGCGACTGCGCTGATCCGCTTCGAGAAGGGGCGCACCTGGCCGCGTGAACGCACTAGACACGTGCTCGAAGAAATATTGCAGTGGCCGGCGGGAACGATAGCGCGTATCCGCGACGGCGAACCGGCAGAGGCTTTCATGGGCACTGGCAGCGCAGACAGCGCCGATGGCGAATTTTTGGCGTCGTTGGTGGCTGATGCGGTCCAGCCAGCGCTCATTCGTTTTGATCAAGCTATCGCCGATCTGCCGCCGGCCGATGCACCAGAGTTCGTCGATCACGCCTCGGTGATTCTGGCCGATCTGCGCAAGTTGGAACAGATAGGAGCCCGGGCGGTACGGCATAGCCGCGGGTCAGCAGTGGAGGTGGTCAAGGCGCTCGGCGTGATTCGGCGCCGCTACGACGAGCTGATGCTGCGCACTAGCGAGCATCCGGCCGCAACGCTGGGTCAGAGGCTCTACGCTGCGCGTCATCGCACCAATCTGACTGCGAGTGAGGTCGCGGCGATCAGCGGGTTGCCGGATGAGCTCGTCGTGGCGGTGGAGAACGGCGCAGCGGTTGACGATGCGGAGAAGGCCGCGCGCATCGAAGCACTCATCCAGGACCTGGATTCAGACCACTAG
- a CDS encoding WhiB family transcriptional regulator — MTVTLERPVIRSSNAQPCVSDPDRWAAGGNDPELKTLCRGCPRRWQCAKDALDTPGAEGMWSGVHLPKEGRGRKFALRQLRSLAAHGGFDVAEDLDDE, encoded by the coding sequence GTGACCGTGACACTCGAACGACCGGTAATCCGCAGCAGCAATGCACAGCCCTGCGTCTCAGACCCCGACAGGTGGGCGGCCGGCGGCAACGACCCCGAACTCAAGACCCTCTGCCGGGGCTGCCCCCGACGCTGGCAATGCGCCAAGGATGCCCTCGACACGCCGGGCGCCGAAGGCATGTGGTCCGGGGTGCACCTGCCCAAAGAGGGACGCGGCCGCAAGTTCGCGCTGCGCCAACTGCGCTCCTTGGCCGCTCACGGCGGTTTCGACGTTGCAGAAGATCTCGACGACGAATAG